In Triticum aestivum cultivar Chinese Spring chromosome 5B, IWGSC CS RefSeq v2.1, whole genome shotgun sequence, the following proteins share a genomic window:
- the LOC123116692 gene encoding probable L-gulonolactone oxidase 1, whose amino-acid sequence MKMTMSRVQKRAMESLLVVLSLGVLVQLAGCSPPPDPVMCTHGTSNCTITNTYGSFTDRTICRAAKVTYPRTEQELVAAVAAVASTKQKVRVATKHSHSIPKLACPGGDDGTIISTAQLNRTVRVDAAKRLMTVESGMLLRDLVEAAAAAGLSLPHSPYWHGLTIGGLLSTGAHGSSLWGKGGAAHEYVVGLRIVTPAPASQGFAVVRELGADHPDLDAAKVSLGVLGVISHVTLAMQPLFKRSVTLVKRDDSDFQEQVARWGHLHEYGDITWLPHEGKVIYRQDDRVDVSTPGNGLYDLPLFRISPTRDLIDARTAEERLQENGTDTARCEAAQQQAAASERLNIFTNDGVSFTGYPVVGYQHHIQASGTCLNSPEDGLLTSCAWDPRIQGSFFDNSGFSIPLSKAPAFVADMQLLRNLNPDLFCSSVDVRIGVLLRYVKASSAYLGKPEDSIGVDIIFYRSHTEGMPRAHADMVDEIEQMALHKYGGIPHWGKSRNFAFDGAITKYPKVHEFLRVKDRYDPEGLFSNEWTNKVLGISGSPNIIKKRCAIEGLCVCSNNSHCAPEQGYFCRPGKVYKEARVCSFFKNY is encoded by the coding sequence atgaaaatgacAATGTCACGAGTGCAAAAAAGAGCAATGGAAAGTTTGCTCGTGGTTCTCTCACTAGGAGTCCTCGTCCAGCTCGCCGGCTGCAGCCCTCCGCCGGACCCAGTGATGTGCACGCATGGCACGTCCAACTGCACCATCACCAACACGTACGGCTCCTTCACGGACCGCACCATCTGCCGCGCGGCCAAGGTCACCTACCCGCGGACCGAGCAGGAGCTCGTCGCGGCCGTGGCGGCCGTGGCGTCCACGAAACAGAAGGTGAGGGTGGCCACCAAGCACTCCCACAGCATTCCCAAGCTGGCGTGCCCCGGCGGCGACGACGGCACCATCATAAGCACGGCGCAGCTCAACCGGACGGTGCGCGTCGACGCAGCGAAGCGGCTCATGACGGTGGAGAGCGGCATGCTCCTCCGGGACCTGGTCGAGGCCGCTGCCGCCGCGGGGCTGTCCCTGCCGCACTCCCCGTACTGGCACGGCCTCACCATCGGGGGCCTCTTGAGCACGGGAGCGCACGGGAGCTCGCTGTGGGGGAAGGGAGGCGCCGCGCACGAGTACGTGGTCGGGCTGAGGATCGTAACTCCGGCGCCGGCGAGCCAGGGGTTCGCCGTGGTGAGGGAGCTCGGGGCTGACCACCCGGACCTGGACGCGGCGAAGGTCTCCCTTGGGGTTCTCGGCGTCATCTCTCATGTGACTCTGGCCATGCAGCCGTTGTTCAAGCGGTCAGTGACGCTCGTGAAGCGCGACGACTCGGACTTCCAGGAGCAGGTGGCTCGGTGGGGTCATCTTCATGAGTACGGCGACATAACGTGGCTGCCGCACGAGGGCAAGGTGATCTACCGCCAGGACGACCGCGTCGACGTCTCCACCCCGGGCAATGGCCTCTACGATTTGCCACTTTTCCGCATCAGCCCCACCCGCGACCTCATCGATGCAAGAACCGCCGAAGAGCGGCTGCAGGAGAATGGGACCGACACCGCCCGGTGCGAGGCGGCGCAGCAGCAGGCGGCCGCGTCGGAGCGGCTGAATATATTCACCAACGATGGCGTCTCCTTCACGGGGTACCCGGTGGTGGGGTACCAGCACCACATCCAGGCGTCCGGCACGTGCCTCAATAGCCCAGAGGATGGCCTCCTCACTTCCTGCGCCTGGGACCCGCGCATCCAAGGCTCCTTCTTCGACAACTCCGGCTTCAGCATCCCGCTGTCCAAGGCACCGGCATTCGTCGCCGACATGCAACTTCTCCGGAACCTCAATCCGGACTTGTTTTGTTCTTCCGTCGACGTCAGGATAGGCGTGCTCCTACGATATGTGAAGGCGTCATCCGCTTATCTTGGCAAGCCGGAGGACTCGATCGGTGTCGACATCATCTTTTACCGGAGCCATACCGAAGGCATGCCGCGTGCGCATGCCGATATGGTGGACGAGATCGAGCAAATGGCGTTGCATAAGTACGGCGGCATCCCGCACTGGGGTAAGAGCCGTAATTTCGCCTTCGATGGTGCAATCACGAAGTACCCAAAAGTTCATGAGTTTCTTAGGGTGAAAGATAGGTACGACCCAGAGGGGCTCTTCTCCAACGAATGGACTAACAAGGTTCTCGGTATCAGTGGAAGTCCCAACATCATCAAAAAGCGTTGTGCCATTGAAGGACTTTGCGTCTGCTCCAACAACTCGCATTGTGCTCCGGAGCAAGGCTACTTCTGCAGGCCAGGGAAGGTGTATAAGGAAGCTCGTGTCTGCTCGTTCTTTAAGAATTATTAA